One stretch of Acidicapsa acidisoli DNA includes these proteins:
- the tal gene encoding transaldolase: MVATQRLREIGQSLWLDNIPRGLLASGTLERYIRDLPITGFTSNPTIYDHAIKNTHDYDDAIGRKLKEGRSGEALLFELAIEDLRQAADLFRPIHDRTNGVDGWMSLEVSPLLARSTEGTLAEANALHARVDRPNLFIKIPGTNAGLLAIEEAIFAGVPINVTLLFSETQYVGAAKAYLRGIERRIATGRNPNVGSVASLFVSRWDVAVRNKVPEDLHNKLGVAIASEVYERYRILHDSPRWQRILDAGAHSQRLLWASTGTKDPKASDVLYVQSLARPFTVNTVPEATLKALAEHEEFGEALPVDADAVLAKFAGAGIDTERLAAQLLEEGNVSFEKSWNDRLVCIDSKNDALKAA; this comes from the coding sequence ATGGTTGCGACTCAAAGACTTCGTGAAATTGGCCAGAGTCTCTGGCTCGATAACATCCCCCGCGGTCTGCTCGCCAGCGGTACGCTTGAGCGCTACATCCGTGATCTCCCGATCACCGGTTTCACCTCGAATCCCACGATCTACGATCATGCAATTAAGAACACTCACGACTATGATGACGCCATTGGCCGGAAACTAAAAGAGGGCAGGTCGGGCGAGGCCCTATTGTTTGAGTTGGCGATCGAGGACCTCAGGCAGGCCGCCGACCTTTTCCGGCCGATCCACGACCGGACAAATGGTGTGGATGGTTGGATGTCTCTTGAGGTTTCGCCCCTGCTAGCCCGCAGCACAGAAGGCACTCTTGCTGAGGCCAACGCTCTCCACGCTCGCGTAGACCGGCCCAATCTCTTTATCAAGATACCGGGAACGAATGCTGGTCTCCTGGCAATTGAAGAGGCTATTTTTGCCGGCGTGCCGATTAACGTAACGCTTCTTTTTTCTGAAACACAGTATGTTGGAGCTGCCAAAGCCTACTTGCGCGGGATCGAGCGGCGCATCGCCACGGGCCGGAATCCCAATGTGGGCTCCGTGGCTTCGCTCTTTGTCAGTCGCTGGGATGTCGCGGTAAGAAACAAAGTGCCAGAGGATTTGCACAACAAGCTTGGCGTCGCCATCGCCTCGGAAGTCTATGAGAGATACCGCATCTTGCATGACTCGCCGCGTTGGCAGCGCATTTTAGACGCTGGCGCCCACTCCCAACGCCTCCTTTGGGCCAGTACCGGAACCAAGGATCCCAAAGCCTCGGATGTCCTTTATGTCCAATCGCTCGCCAGACCCTTCACCGTGAATACTGTACCTGAGGCCACACTGAAAGCGCTCGCCGAACATGAAGAATTCGGCGAAGCATTACCCGTGGATGCCGACGCGGTGCTGGCCAAATTCGCCGGGGCTGGCATTGATACTGAGCGTTTGGCAGCGCAGCTTCTTGAAGAAGGGAACGTATCATTCGAGAAATCCTGGAACGATCGGCTGGTGTGCATCGATTCTAAAAACGATGCGCTCAAAGCTGCTTAA
- a CDS encoding Crp/Fnr family transcriptional regulator produces the protein MKTKRIAALQCTALFGGLTVEALTDIALRTVELHLQKGEMLFLSGEPARGLFVVVSGKIRAFQQNEDGREQVMYVDAAGSVLGDVPVFDDGPYPASAIAEADANVLFIEKSDVHEFCAKYPSLAIAALRLMAGKVRKHATLVEALSLHEVGQRLALFLLSEVQSTILSADHPISFRLRLSNHEIASRIGSVRDVVSRAFSRLKHQGLIAVEGRDVSILDLQGLKRYAAYIRSSATRNKPPPLAP, from the coding sequence ATGAAAACGAAGCGGATCGCGGCTCTGCAATGCACGGCACTCTTCGGCGGCCTGACAGTCGAAGCGCTCACCGACATCGCGTTGCGAACCGTAGAATTGCACCTTCAGAAAGGCGAGATGTTGTTCCTATCGGGGGAACCGGCGAGAGGGCTCTTTGTCGTTGTCAGTGGCAAAATTCGCGCCTTCCAACAGAATGAAGATGGACGCGAACAGGTGATGTACGTTGATGCGGCTGGCTCTGTGCTCGGGGACGTTCCTGTGTTTGATGATGGACCTTATCCGGCCTCGGCGATCGCGGAAGCAGATGCGAATGTGCTCTTTATTGAAAAGAGCGATGTTCATGAATTTTGCGCCAAGTATCCATCTCTAGCGATCGCAGCGCTTAGGCTGATGGCAGGTAAGGTCAGGAAGCATGCAACGCTCGTCGAGGCGCTGTCACTTCATGAGGTTGGACAGCGCCTCGCACTCTTTCTTCTTTCGGAAGTGCAATCTACCATCTTGTCCGCAGATCATCCGATATCATTTCGCCTGCGCCTTTCGAATCATGAGATCGCAAGTCGCATCGGTTCTGTGCGCGACGTGGTCTCGCGGGCTTTTTCCCGGCTCAAACACCAGGGGCTAATCGCTGTGGAAGGTCGCGATGTGAGTATCCTGGATTTGCAAGGCCTCAAGCGCTATGCCGCATATATCCGAAGCTCCGCCACCCGCAATAAACCACCTCCATTGGCCCCATGA
- a CDS encoding tetratricopeptide repeat protein has product MGTVHFDTSCRPEVRDEFDQAVATLHSFGYRKSAQLFADVLSTDPNCSMAEWGIAMSHYRQLWDPPTKDDLRIGLEAAQKGLSMGPKTQREHDYLGAIQGFYQNAGLESHSIRAKRYETAMESLYGRYPQDSEAAIFYALSLIANAPLNDKTYANQKKATQILEPIILQQPRHPGVAHYIIHADDNPALAQLALDAAKNYSQIAPDSPHALHMPSHIFTRLGLWDDSIASNLASADSARKLKLAGDELHALDYLVYAYLQTGRITEARKLTQQLPVVEPGDAARYAGRYATAAIPARYWIERQQWEAAAALPLPPQTSPGDAYASTQAALHFARALGASRLGDIKAAQAAMQPLLSLRDVLAQSGDRDADQVNVQLKIVSAWIKWADGDHDAALQEMRTAAAMEDATEKSPVSPGSIAPAPEMLGDMLLLAKQPKLALAAYESALKSTPGRLRAEYGAAVSAQEAGLRLAAERHYRRLLTNCSHADSDLQELAQANSFFGKD; this is encoded by the coding sequence ATGGGAACAGTCCACTTCGACACGTCATGCCGCCCAGAGGTGCGCGACGAATTCGATCAGGCGGTCGCGACTTTACATTCCTTCGGCTATCGGAAGTCAGCGCAGTTATTTGCTGACGTCTTGAGCACAGATCCCAATTGCAGCATGGCAGAGTGGGGCATTGCGATGAGCCACTACCGCCAATTGTGGGATCCGCCGACTAAGGACGATCTTAGGATCGGCCTCGAAGCCGCTCAAAAAGGTTTGTCGATGGGGCCGAAGACTCAAAGGGAACACGACTACCTGGGTGCTATTCAGGGCTTCTATCAAAACGCTGGCTTAGAGAGTCACAGCATCCGCGCCAAACGGTATGAGACTGCAATGGAGTCACTGTACGGCCGGTATCCACAGGACAGCGAAGCTGCCATCTTTTATGCTCTGTCTTTGATCGCGAATGCTCCGCTCAATGACAAGACCTACGCCAATCAGAAGAAGGCGACCCAAATTCTCGAGCCGATCATTTTGCAGCAGCCGCGACATCCGGGTGTAGCGCACTACATAATCCATGCCGACGATAATCCGGCGTTGGCTCAGCTAGCTTTGGATGCGGCGAAGAACTATTCCCAGATTGCCCCTGACTCGCCTCACGCACTGCATATGCCCTCTCACATTTTTACAAGGCTCGGTTTATGGGACGACTCTATTGCCTCAAACCTCGCCTCGGCCGACAGCGCGCGCAAACTGAAGCTGGCCGGCGACGAGTTACATGCCCTGGATTACCTGGTCTATGCGTATCTGCAAACGGGGCGCATAACGGAAGCCCGCAAACTGACCCAACAACTTCCCGTTGTAGAACCGGGCGATGCGGCCCGCTATGCCGGGCGATACGCGACAGCTGCGATACCAGCCCGGTATTGGATCGAGCGCCAGCAGTGGGAAGCTGCCGCAGCCCTTCCCTTGCCTCCACAAACCTCTCCAGGGGACGCATATGCATCGACCCAGGCGGCTCTTCATTTCGCCCGCGCGCTTGGCGCATCAAGGCTCGGAGACATTAAGGCAGCCCAGGCTGCAATGCAACCTCTGCTTTCCTTGCGCGACGTACTTGCGCAGAGCGGCGACAGAGATGCGGATCAGGTGAACGTTCAACTGAAGATTGTGAGCGCCTGGATCAAATGGGCGGATGGTGATCACGATGCGGCCCTGCAAGAGATGAGAACCGCCGCAGCAATGGAAGACGCAACCGAAAAATCTCCTGTCAGTCCAGGCTCCATCGCTCCCGCGCCGGAGATGCTGGGCGATATGTTGCTTTTGGCAAAGCAGCCGAAGCTCGCGTTGGCGGCCTATGAGTCAGCCCTGAAATCCACCCCGGGACGCCTCAGAGCAGAATACGGCGCCGCTGTTTCCGCTCAGGAGGCAGGACTACGGCTCGCCGCGGAGCGGCATTACCGCAGGCTGCTCACAAACTGCAGCCATGCCGATTCAGATCTTCAGGAACTCGCGCAGGCAAATTCCTTTTTCGGCAAAGACTAG
- a CDS encoding enolase C-terminal domain-like protein, translating into MPISRRRFFSSVAGAGILTAASRFTLADSQTERATRAMPIPRIKDISVIECEPQGARLTVVKITTDQDGLYGYGCATFTQRADLVKPAVERYLKPFLVGKTTDRIEDIWQSCYDSSYWKNGPVLNNAISGIDQALWDIKGRQAGMPVYQLAGGKCREAVDAYTHASGAEFEEVVDNARKLMAQGFRNVRVQVGLPGMAGYGSQHKDQGRPTALHDKPLFDRGAQMRRAIKLLEICRHQLGDEVELLHDMHERLSPNEAVQFCKEAEAFRMFFLEDPLSPEDLGYFRQIRQNCATPIAMGELFNSPHEWQPLITEQLIDYIRVHVSQAGGFSPARKIAILAEQFGVKTAWHGPGDVSPVGHMANVTLDLVSYNFGIQEYTPFNERTQAIFQGCPEMRDGYLWVSEKPGWGIEIDEKEAAKAPFTASPLNGGWGEIRLRDGTVIKQ; encoded by the coding sequence TTGCCCATTTCGCGCCGAAGATTCTTCTCCTCCGTTGCCGGTGCCGGCATACTCACCGCCGCTTCGCGCTTTACCCTGGCCGATTCGCAAACCGAGCGCGCTACCCGCGCCATGCCCATTCCGCGCATCAAGGACATCAGCGTCATCGAGTGTGAGCCGCAAGGCGCGCGCCTGACCGTGGTCAAAATCACCACTGACCAGGACGGTCTTTACGGCTACGGCTGCGCCACCTTCACGCAGCGCGCCGACTTGGTGAAGCCCGCGGTGGAGCGATACCTCAAGCCCTTCCTCGTCGGCAAAACCACCGATCGCATCGAAGACATCTGGCAATCCTGCTACGACAGCTCGTACTGGAAAAACGGCCCGGTCCTGAACAACGCCATCAGCGGCATCGACCAGGCGTTATGGGACATCAAGGGCCGCCAGGCCGGCATGCCCGTCTACCAGCTGGCAGGCGGCAAGTGCCGAGAAGCCGTCGATGCCTACACGCATGCCAGTGGCGCTGAGTTCGAGGAAGTTGTGGACAACGCAAGGAAGCTGATGGCGCAAGGATTTCGCAACGTGCGGGTACAGGTGGGCCTGCCCGGCATGGCGGGGTACGGTTCGCAGCACAAGGATCAGGGAAGACCAACGGCGCTGCACGACAAGCCTCTCTTTGATCGTGGGGCACAAATGCGTCGCGCGATCAAGCTGCTCGAAATCTGCCGCCACCAGCTCGGAGACGAGGTCGAGCTGCTCCATGACATGCACGAGCGCCTCTCGCCTAACGAAGCCGTTCAGTTCTGCAAAGAGGCCGAAGCGTTCCGCATGTTTTTTCTCGAGGACCCGCTCTCGCCCGAGGACCTGGGCTACTTCCGCCAGATCCGCCAGAACTGCGCTACCCCCATTGCCATGGGCGAGCTCTTCAACAGCCCGCACGAGTGGCAGCCGCTCATCACCGAGCAGCTCATCGACTACATCCGCGTGCATGTTTCGCAGGCGGGAGGTTTCAGTCCGGCGCGCAAGATTGCAATTCTCGCCGAGCAGTTCGGCGTAAAGACCGCGTGGCATGGTCCCGGCGATGTTTCGCCCGTGGGCCATATGGCCAATGTAACTCTCGACTTAGTAAGCTATAACTTCGGCATCCAAGAGTACACGCCCTTCAACGAGCGAACCCAGGCCATCTTTCAGGGATGTCCGGAGATGCGCGACGGCTACCTTTGGGTCAGCGAGAAACCGGGCTGGGGCATCGAGATCGACGAGAAAGAAGCAGCCAAGGCGCCCTTCACTGCGAGCCCGCTGAATGGCGGATGGGGCGAAATCCGCCTGCGTGACGGCACCGTGATCAAGCAGTAA
- a CDS encoding DUF362 domain-containing protein has translation MKTNFSRREFLAAAGVAVGAVAAPGVASVLKTPAARVAIGQCAEYNRQVTDVLAVMFDQLGGIGPLVRGKTVAIKLNMTGTTQMKLGNLPNQTTHWVHPQVIGSLITLLGSAGARRIRLLESVPAGTKPIEEFMIASGWKPQDFAGAAKSVEFENTNFLGNAKTYARFMVPGGGLMYAGYDLNHSYRDCDVFISLAKLKEHRTAGVTLSMKNCFGITPCTIYSDEVPEDEPAIVPIGYRGPMHSGSRTPPKSAPQPVAQSTDPGFRVPRITADLVASRPIHLAVIDGIYTMTAGELPYRDGGKWVNQAIHPGLLVAGMNCVATDAVATAIMGFDPMADRGKPPFQKCDSTLRLAESLGVGTRDLTRIEVVGPPIEKVRYPYPLLTHWG, from the coding sequence ATGAAGACGAATTTCTCCCGCCGGGAATTTCTTGCTGCTGCGGGTGTGGCAGTCGGCGCTGTGGCCGCGCCGGGCGTGGCATCGGTTCTGAAAACGCCGGCTGCGCGCGTCGCCATCGGCCAATGCGCAGAATACAACCGCCAGGTCACGGATGTGCTCGCCGTGATGTTTGATCAGCTCGGCGGCATCGGGCCGCTGGTGCGGGGCAAGACTGTCGCAATCAAGCTGAACATGACCGGCACAACCCAAATGAAGCTAGGCAACCTGCCCAATCAGACCACGCACTGGGTGCATCCGCAGGTCATCGGTTCTTTGATTACGCTGCTTGGCTCGGCCGGTGCGCGGCGCATTCGCCTGCTCGAAAGTGTGCCCGCTGGAACCAAGCCAATTGAGGAATTCATGATCGCGTCGGGCTGGAAGCCGCAGGATTTCGCCGGCGCCGCAAAGTCGGTCGAATTTGAAAATACCAACTTCCTGGGCAACGCCAAAACCTATGCGCGCTTCATGGTCCCCGGCGGGGGCCTGATGTACGCAGGTTACGATCTGAACCATTCCTATCGAGATTGCGATGTATTCATTTCGCTGGCCAAACTGAAAGAGCACCGCACGGCAGGGGTTACGCTGTCGATGAAAAACTGTTTCGGCATCACGCCCTGCACCATCTACAGCGACGAGGTGCCAGAAGACGAACCCGCCATCGTCCCCATCGGCTACCGGGGTCCCATGCACTCCGGCTCACGCACGCCTCCCAAGAGCGCGCCCCAGCCGGTGGCTCAATCCACAGATCCGGGCTTCCGCGTGCCGCGCATCACCGCCGATCTCGTTGCTTCGCGGCCCATTCACCTTGCCGTCATCGATGGCATCTACACCATGACCGCTGGCGAACTACCCTATCGGGACGGCGGAAAGTGGGTCAATCAGGCCATCCATCCCGGCCTGCTGGTTGCAGGCATGAATTGCGTGGCGACCGATGCGGTGGCTACTGCGATCATGGGCTTCGACCCAATGGCCGATCGCGGAAAGCCGCCGTTCCAGAAGTGCGACAGCACGCTGCGGCTTGCAGAGAGCCTGGGCGTGGGCACACGCGACCTGACCCGCATTGAAGTCGTCGGTCCTCCCATTGAAAAGGTGCGTTATCCCTATCCGCTGCTAACGCACTGGGGATGA
- the poxB gene encoding ubiquinone-dependent pyruvate dehydrogenase has product MAKTVAEIFIETLANAGVERVYGVVGDSLNGLTDVIRKSKQIEWLHVRHEEVAAFAAGAEAHLTREIAVCAGSCGPGNLHLINGLFDCHRNRVPVLAIAAQIPSHEIGSGYFQETRPDHLFKDCSHYCELVSQPEQIPRVLGIAMRTAITKHGVAVVIIPGDVALRECSAPALSLGIESSASRLFPSDDELRNAADNLNNARKVTILGGAGCEGAHAELIAVAERLKAPIVHALRGKEFIEYDNPYDVGMTGLLGFSSGYHAMMNCDALLMLGTDFPYQQFYPKSAKIIQVDRLGDQIGRRTPVDLGLIGNVKDTLERLIPLIESKSDRSYLDLCLSHYKDARKSLDDLAVGEPGRTPIHPQYVAKVLDELAAEDAVFTCDVGTPTVWSARYLHMNGKRRLLGSFTHGSMANALPQAIGVQASHPGRQVITLSGDGGLAMLLGDLLTLRQLKLPVKLVVFSNSSLGFVELEMKAAGLVDYGTDLVNPNFAKLAESADIFGVRVEKPEELRPALTKALAYKGPALVEVLVNRQELSMPPTISVEQAMGFSLYLIRAVLSGRGDEVIDLAKTNLIR; this is encoded by the coding sequence ATGGCAAAGACGGTGGCCGAAATATTCATCGAAACGCTGGCGAACGCAGGCGTAGAGCGTGTCTATGGCGTAGTAGGAGACTCCCTGAACGGATTAACCGATGTCATTCGGAAAAGTAAACAGATCGAATGGCTGCATGTAAGACATGAAGAGGTGGCTGCGTTTGCGGCCGGCGCGGAAGCTCACCTCACAAGAGAAATTGCCGTGTGCGCGGGCAGTTGCGGTCCGGGCAATCTGCACCTCATCAATGGTCTTTTCGATTGCCATCGGAATCGCGTGCCAGTGCTTGCGATTGCGGCACAAATTCCTAGTCACGAGATTGGGAGCGGCTACTTTCAGGAGACCCGTCCAGACCATCTGTTCAAAGATTGCAGCCACTACTGCGAGCTGGTTTCGCAACCAGAACAGATACCGCGAGTTTTGGGCATCGCCATGCGCACGGCTATCACGAAGCATGGCGTTGCCGTGGTCATAATTCCCGGTGACGTGGCGTTGCGCGAGTGTTCCGCGCCCGCGCTTTCGCTCGGCATCGAGAGTTCAGCCTCGCGCCTCTTCCCATCGGACGATGAACTGCGCAATGCCGCTGACAATCTTAACAACGCGCGCAAGGTCACCATCCTTGGTGGAGCTGGCTGTGAGGGCGCTCATGCGGAACTGATTGCAGTGGCCGAGCGATTGAAGGCGCCGATTGTCCATGCGTTGCGTGGAAAGGAATTTATCGAGTACGACAACCCTTATGACGTGGGGATGACCGGACTGCTGGGTTTCTCATCCGGCTACCACGCCATGATGAATTGCGATGCGCTGCTCATGCTGGGAACGGATTTTCCCTATCAGCAGTTCTATCCGAAGAGCGCGAAGATCATTCAGGTGGATCGGCTCGGTGACCAGATTGGACGACGCACTCCGGTGGATCTGGGCCTGATTGGAAATGTGAAGGACACGCTGGAACGGTTGATTCCGCTGATTGAAAGTAAGTCTGACCGTTCCTATCTCGATCTCTGCCTCAGCCACTACAAAGATGCGCGCAAGAGTCTCGACGATCTCGCCGTGGGTGAACCGGGCCGCACTCCGATCCATCCACAGTACGTTGCAAAGGTTTTGGATGAGCTAGCGGCCGAAGATGCAGTCTTTACCTGCGACGTGGGCACCCCTACGGTCTGGTCTGCGCGCTATCTCCACATGAACGGCAAGCGCAGATTGCTCGGCTCCTTCACGCATGGCTCGATGGCGAATGCTCTGCCCCAGGCTATCGGCGTGCAGGCCAGTCATCCTGGCAGGCAGGTCATCACCCTTTCCGGCGACGGCGGGCTCGCGATGCTGCTCGGCGACCTGCTGACGCTCCGACAGCTCAAACTGCCAGTAAAGCTGGTGGTTTTCAGTAACAGCTCTCTGGGCTTTGTAGAACTGGAGATGAAAGCAGCCGGACTGGTCGATTATGGTACAGACCTGGTCAATCCGAATTTTGCGAAGCTGGCCGAATCAGCTGATATTTTTGGTGTTCGCGTGGAAAAACCGGAAGAGCTGCGCCCGGCGCTGACCAAAGCGCTGGCGTACAAGGGCCCTGCGCTGGTTGAGGTGCTGGTGAATCGTCAGGAGCTGTCTATGCCGCCGACTATCAGTGTTGAGCAGGCCATGGGCTTTAGCCTCTACCTGATTCGCGCTGTGCTGAGCGGGCGAGGCGACGAAGTGATCGACCTCGCCAAGACCAACCTTATACGCTGA
- a CDS encoding PAS domain S-box protein, with translation MRPARSGVHETPDQLNEQVRQQPAFPQNTAGLEITEFDCASLMNAIPGFVWIALPDGGVEFCNQRWLDYTGLTLDQLQGGGLSEAIYPQDKSHFHEKWRAALTQGLSLETELRMRRRDGSYRWFAVRAVPRHGVDGQITRWYGINTEIEELKRAQEVLQKQTFRSDSFFEQAPEAAAVLRTDGCIVSVNNEFTRMFGYEAEKALGRPIDDLIVPEALLERASEYTNQLRDGRRVEVETIRRRKDGSEVRVAMVAVPVTSDSGEQIANYAIYRDITEQKHAEERLRESEARFQEMADTAPVLIWMTGTDGLCNYFNKPWLEFTNRTMEQEVGTGWIEGVHPDDVQGCFDGFLPAFHARKPFRIEYRLKRADGEYRWVTESGIPRYTGAGDFAGYIGSNIDITDLKRAVEERERLRQLESDLAHINRVSMMGELAASLAHEVKQPIAAAGINANACIQWLMRDTPDIAEACKAASRMVNNAKSVADILDRVTSLYRRDNPQRELVNVNEIIREMIVLLREKANRNSVTIRTECDAGLAAIMADRVQLQQVLMNLMLNGIESMKETGGELTVTSKNTSDSQLSISVSDSGIGIAPDRVDNIFEAFFTTKPQGTGMGLSISRKIIESHGGRLWVSANSGRGATFQFTLASSSPTD, from the coding sequence ATGAGACCCGCGCGATCCGGAGTTCATGAGACTCCTGACCAGCTTAATGAGCAGGTCAGGCAACAGCCAGCATTCCCGCAAAACACAGCAGGTCTCGAGATAACTGAATTTGACTGCGCGTCGTTGATGAACGCGATTCCGGGATTCGTCTGGATCGCTCTACCAGATGGCGGCGTAGAATTCTGCAACCAAAGATGGCTCGACTACACAGGGCTGACGTTAGATCAGCTCCAGGGCGGGGGATTGTCCGAAGCGATATATCCCCAGGACAAATCCCATTTTCACGAAAAATGGCGAGCGGCCTTGACGCAAGGGCTCTCATTGGAAACAGAGTTGCGCATGCGTCGACGTGACGGATCTTATCGGTGGTTTGCGGTTCGTGCTGTGCCTCGGCACGGCGTTGACGGACAAATTACTCGCTGGTACGGTATCAACACGGAGATCGAAGAACTAAAGCGAGCACAAGAGGTACTGCAGAAGCAGACTTTTCGGTCAGACAGTTTCTTTGAGCAGGCTCCGGAAGCGGCTGCCGTCCTAAGAACCGACGGCTGTATTGTTAGCGTCAACAACGAATTCACGCGCATGTTCGGTTACGAGGCGGAGAAGGCCCTGGGCCGTCCCATAGATGATCTTATCGTTCCTGAGGCCCTCCTTGAGAGGGCCAGCGAATACACAAATCAACTCAGAGACGGTCGTCGAGTGGAGGTCGAGACCATTCGTAGGAGAAAGGACGGCAGTGAAGTTCGTGTCGCCATGGTCGCCGTTCCCGTTACTTCGGATTCTGGCGAGCAGATTGCGAATTATGCTATATACCGGGATATCACAGAGCAAAAACATGCAGAAGAACGGCTGCGGGAAAGCGAGGCGCGGTTCCAGGAAATGGCCGATACGGCGCCGGTGCTGATTTGGATGACCGGGACGGATGGCCTTTGCAATTATTTCAACAAACCGTGGCTTGAGTTTACTAACCGAACCATGGAGCAGGAAGTGGGCACGGGATGGATCGAGGGCGTGCATCCAGACGATGTGCAAGGTTGCTTCGATGGCTTCCTGCCTGCCTTCCATGCACGAAAGCCGTTCAGAATCGAGTATCGCCTGAAGCGGGCGGATGGTGAATACCGGTGGGTGACTGAAAGTGGCATTCCCAGATATACCGGCGCGGGAGACTTCGCGGGTTATATCGGTTCCAACATTGACATCACGGACCTCAAGAGGGCAGTGGAGGAGCGAGAGAGGCTGCGCCAGCTAGAGTCAGATCTCGCGCACATCAATCGCGTGAGTATGATGGGCGAGCTGGCGGCATCCCTGGCGCACGAGGTCAAGCAGCCGATCGCTGCTGCTGGCATCAACGCCAATGCCTGCATCCAGTGGCTCATGCGCGATACGCCGGATATTGCCGAGGCATGCAAGGCGGCCTCGAGAATGGTCAATAACGCGAAGAGCGTTGCCGATATCCTCGACCGGGTTACCTCACTCTACAGACGAGATAACCCACAACGGGAACTGGTGAATGTAAACGAAATCATTCGAGAGATGATCGTTTTGCTGCGTGAAAAGGCGAATCGCAACTCCGTTACAATACGCACAGAGTGCGACGCAGGGCTTGCGGCGATCATGGCGGATCGCGTGCAACTGCAACAGGTGTTGATGAACCTCATGCTCAACGGCATCGAGTCGATGAAAGAAACGGGCGGGGAATTGACCGTCACATCGAAGAACACTTCCGATAGTCAATTATCGATTTCTGTCAGTGATTCTGGTATCGGAATCGCTCCTGATCGAGTCGATAACATTTTCGAAGCGTTCTTCACCACCAAACCGCAGGGCACAGGCATGGGGTTGTCGATCAGCCGAAAGATTATCGAGTCGCATGGCGGTCGCTTGTGGGTAAGCGCCAACTCCGGACGGGGCGCAACCTTTCAATTTACATTGGCATCCTCATCTCCCACCGACTAA